The Solanum pennellii chromosome 11, SPENNV200 sequence CGGCTGAAAAAAGCCAAATGCATaaaagtcgtaaagtaaatagtCTGTCGGCCAATTATGTAAAAAGTTTGTCGGCCAATTATGTAAAGTAAATAGTTTTGTCGTGTTGCGTCGGCTGAAAAAAGCCAAATGCATaaaagtcgtaaagtaaatagtCTGTCGGCCAATTATGTAAAAAGTTTGTCGGCCAATTATGTAAAGTAAATAGTATGACGGTGTAATCTTTGTGTATAAATAGAGGAGCTTTcctcataaataaaacacaCATTCATCCATATACCTTCTTctcaatattttctctctcaattTTGGATGGAAGCgattgagagagaaaatattgagAAGAAGGTATATGGATGAATGtgtgttttatttatgaggAAAGCTCCTCTATTTATACACAAAGATTACACCGTCATACTATTTACTTTACATAATTGGCCGACAAACTTTTTACATAATTGGCCGACAGACTATTTACTTTACGATTTTTATGCATTTGGCTTTTTTCAGCCGACGCAACACGACAAAACTTAAAAAGACTCTTACTTTATACATATCGCTGATATTCAgccgatttttttttttttatcttattctAATTGTACATCTGGTATGTAATTTTCTTCTCCTTCACACTTTGAGCATAGGTGATCCGGATATTTTTGCCCAATCAATTTACAGTATCTTGTCATTGATTGGAGGAAATGAAGTTCTTCCGAATAGCTCTTGTTGTGGGCGTAGTTTCTGGTCTAAGTAGACTTAATATCCATTGTCTTAACTCTTCCATATCTGCTTCTCTTATATCTCTGCAGTTTGAATAGATAATTGTCTGGTCTCTGTTGTAATATGTCCATATTGCATTTtcgtttaaataattatttgttatctCGTTTAATATGGTAGCTAATCCGATAGTTCTCTTGTTTGCATAGAATTCCGGAATATCTACTTTCTGTATCTCTTCCTGGGTATCTATCTTCTCAGGGATTATCATTTCCCTTGTTAATCCAATTTTTATAACTTGGACTGTAGGTTTGACTTCGTCATATAGTATTTCTGCTGTAGCTGCATAAAACTTTATATAGAAAAGAGTGCCTTTAGTTATCCTCTTATATTGCAAGAATGCTTTATATAGTTCCGGTATTTTGGATATCTCATCTCCTGTTACTGTATATACTGTGCTAAGCAAGCCATAGTTGTAGCAAGTTGCTATTAGATTTGGGTTAGTTCCTGGCTGTGCAATTAGCTTATTATATCCTTGTAAATATTGGGTTATATAGTCTTCATTGggatttttggtatttttagcTCTGGGGTTTTGGTTTAGAAATGCTTGtactttgtatatattttcgATATATGTCCTGGATATGTAATTATATGTTCTTTTCTGGGATTCTAGGCTAGCTTTGTAGGTATTTGTCTGTGGGGTGACAGTCATATCTTTTTGGGTACTTTGAGGAGCATATGGTTTTGAGAATAATTTGTTCATATTTACATTTGTATATTTTACCTTAGCCTCCTCCTTTTTTGTAGATTGTCCTGATGTAGATATGCTGGCTGTAGCTGCATTTGAACAAACATTGTTATGGGTTTTTTGGAGTTTCCCAACGTCTCCTTGTAGCTCCGCATGTTTACGGTCATGCTGCTGACCTAGCTCCGCATTTTTagagtcatgctgctgactattAGTTTTCAGNNNNNNNNNNNNNNNNNNNNNNNNNNNNNNNNNNNNNNNNNNNNNNNNNNNNNNNNNNNNNNNNNNNNNNNNNNNNNNNNNNNNNNNNNNNNNNNNNNNNNNNNNNNNNNNNNNNNNNNNNNNNNNNNNNNNNNNNNNNNNNNNNNNNNNNNNNNNNNNNNNNNNNNNNNNNNNNNNNNNNNNNNNNNNNNNNNNNNNNNNNNNNNNNNNNNNNNNNNNNNNNNNNNNNNNNNNNNNNNNNNNNNNNNNNNNNNNNNNNNNNNNNNNNNNNNNNNNNNNNNNNNNNNNNNNNNNNNNNNNNNNNNNNNNNNNNNNNNNNNNNNNNNNNNNNNNNNNNNNNNNNNNNNNNNNNNNNNNNNNNNNNNNNNNNNNNNNNNNNNNNNNNNNNNNNNNNNNNNNNNNNNNNNNNNNNNNNNNNNNNNNNNNNNNNNNNNNNNNNNNNNNNNNNNNNNNNNNNNNNNNNNNNNNNNNNNNNNNNNNNNNNNNNNNNNNNNNNNNNNNNNNNNNNNNNNNNNNNNNNNNNNNNNNNNNNNNNNNNNNNNNNNNNNNNNNNNNNNNNNNNNNNNNNNNNNNNNNNNNNNNNNNNNNNNNNNNNNNNNNNNNNNNNNNNNNNNNNNNNNNNNNNNNNNNNNNNNNNNNNNNNNNNNNNNNNNNNNNNNNNNNNNNNNNNNNNNNNNNNNNNNNNNNNNNNNNNNNNNNNNNNNNNNNNNNNNNNNNNNNNNNNNNNNNNNNNNNNNNNNNNNNNNNNNNNNNNNNNNNNNNNNNNNNNNNNNNNNNNNNNNNNNNNNNNNNNNNNNNNNNNNNNNNNNNNNNNNNNNNNNNNNNNNNNNNNNNNNNNNNNNNNNNNNNNNNNNNNNNNNNNNNNNNNNNNNNNNNNNNNNNNNNNNNNNNNNNNNNNNNNNNNNNNNNNNNNNNNNNNNNNNNNNNNNNNNNNNNNNNNNNNNNNNNNNNNNNNNNNNNNNNNNNNNNNNNNNNNNNNNNNNNNNNNNNNNNNNNNNNNNNNNNNNNNNNNNNNNNNNNNNNNNNNNNNNNNNNNNNNNNNNNNNNNNNNNNNNNNNNNNNNNNNNNNNNNNNNNNNNNNNNNNNNNNNNNNNNNNNNNNNNNNNNNNNNNNNNNNNNNNNNNNNNNNNNNNNNNNNNNNNNNNNNNNNNNNNNNNNNNNNNNNNNNNNNNNNNNNNNNNNNNNNNNNNNNNNNNNNNNNNNNNNNNNNNNNNNNNNNNNNNNNNNNNNNNNNNNNNNNNNNNNNNNNNNNNNNNNNNNNNNNNNNNNNNNNNNNNNNNNNNNNNNNNNNNNNNNNNNNNNNNNNNNNNNNNNNNNNNNNNNNNNNNNNNNNNNNNNNNNNNNNNNNNNNNNNNNNNNNNNNNNNNNNNNNNNNNNNNNNNNNNNNNNNNNNNNNNNNNNNNNNNNNNNNNNNNNNNNNNNNNNNNNNNNNNNNNNNNNNNNNNNNNNNNNNNNNNNNNNNNNNNNNNNNNNNNNNNNNNNNNNNNNNNNNNNNNNNNNNNNNNNNNNNNNNNNNNNNNNNNNNNNNNNNNNNNNNNNNNNNNNNNNNNNNNNNNNNNNNNNNNNNNNNNNNNNNNNNNNNNNNNNNNNNNNNNNNNNNNNNNNNNNNNNNNNNNNNNNNNNNNNNNNNNNNNNNNNNNNNNNNNNNNNNNNNNNNNNNNNNNNNATTTATCTTCtggtaaacaattatatttacatatgtttgcttctgctcctgtatctatcatagGAGTATAGTATCTGTTGTGATATCCTTCTATGATAATTTttgtaagtatatatattttcattattacttGCTTTAGCTAATTGTAATAGTTTATATTCCATATATaaaggttttaattttttccatatttttcttaCCTTTTTATCTAtgttggaaaaaattaaaacctttATATATGGAATATAAACTATTACAATTAGCTAAAGCaagtaataatgaaaatatatatacttacaaAAATTATCATAGAAGGATATCACAACAGATACTATACTCctatgatagatacaggagcagaagcaaacatatgtaaatataattgtttaccagaagataaatgtgaaaaactaaaaacacccatggtagtaacaggatttaataatgaaggaagtatgataaaatataaagcaaaaaatataaagatacaaatatgggataaaatattAACGATAgaagaaatctataatttcgaatttacaacaaaagatatgttattaggaatgccatttttagatagattttacccacatataataacaaaaacacattggTGGTTTACTACACCTTGTGGAAACAGAATAGgagcaaaaagagtaaaaaataaacaaagaaaggCTATGGAATGGATAAAAGGCAGcgaaaaaataaaccaagaaatgaaaaatatagataaaaaacaagaaacacAATTAgagattattatatttaatatagacaaagtcaaaataattaatgaacaatTAGAACAATTATACAATGATGACCCATTGCAAGGATGGGAGaaacataaaacaaaagtaaaaattgaacTAATAGATGAAAAcagtataataacacaaaaaccattaaaatacaACTTTGATGACCtacaagaatttaaaatacacataaatgaactattagaaaaaaattatatacaagaaAGTAATAGCAAACATACAAGCCTAATCCCACTCTGTGTTGGTCTAATAGGAATATGTCGATGCAAATTGTTCCTTTCATATGTTGCCCTATTAGtcaatcaacaaaaaaatctcGATTTAACAATCTTCATCAGCATGTAACATATTCCTACGAACGAAAAATAGAGTTACATGTTTAAATTATGAGACATTATGGAGTTCCAGACAGAAAATATTGATCAAGAGGAGAATCTTAGATGGAGATATTAGGAAAGAGACTTACATAAAATTTCTACATATaagtatttcattttcttcaatttcacttTGATTCTTGTTTTAATTACAGAactctttatatttatttgaatttgttaataaattttgatcaGAAGTATCTGAAATGAGTTGACTGTTCCAGTATAAAACTCATACCCACACACATCTATCCACACTCAAGTTGTATTGACAGAGATAGGACATTAAAAGTGAAGAATACGAATAACTTAGGTGATAATATAGGTACGGGAGCGAAAATACCTTGGGGGAATAAATACTCACGCACTATGACTGAATAATCCttaattatctatttatatatGACTAATGACACATGTGAAATCTTTTACGATACTTTGAAAAGCTGATCCAAAGACTTATAGACTCTAGATGTGACAGATTCTCAAAGCATTTATATGTGTTGCTGTAGAATCATAGTTATTGCCAGATGTCTTCTTTACGTTTTTTTgaatagttattttattatgtagGATCATTAAATAGGGGCGTCAAATGAGCTCAAACGGATAATTTTTGTTTAGGATTTTATGGAGTGagctcaaaataattaatttaaatcgATTCATCTTAACTTATATAAgtctttattcattttaaaagaattttcttTTATGCTCAATTTAATCTCAAATTTTAATCtgttttacaaaaatttatttatattattataatgtatGTCCAAATTTCTATttgaactcattttaatatctcCAATTTTAATCCAGCCTCATTtccatttaatattttcaattttaactcAATTCGTTCATTTGACAATTCTACATACGACCTTTGTGAGCATGAATTGCTTGTGGCACAAGATAACGTATTTGGTGTACAATTTTGCACATTGCATGATTAGAAATGTTAAATGAGTAGAAATATGAATGAGAAATATGTGATCCCAATAGTACTCTCAGCAAAGAATTCACTAACAGCTTCTTCTCAATATATGTCATAGATAGTAAACAATCAGCTCTACGTTACAATCGATCGATATTTTGggttatttcaaaaaattgctTCGTTTTGCACAATTCAATTCCTCAAATTGAAAACAGTCATAATATATGTGTCCATTCCCATACAGGTTTGGCCGTTTTGAACATTTTTTCCTTGCTGACCCATCAGGTAAAAGGTACGCCTTTATATTAGAGTTAGTGCACTTTACATAGAGTAAAGGCTCTAATAAGCTCCGCTCCTTTGACTGATTTTTCGCATCGAATCCTAAGTTCTCTATTGCATTGCATTGATTATACTCCACGATCAAGACAATTCGCTGAATCCTGTGAAACCACTACTCCATGTTTCATCAATTTGCTTTTGTACATCTCTTCCTAATGACACTATGATAAAGAGCTAATATGAACAAGTGCAAGTGCATATATAGAGGGAGTATTCTAATTACATATAACTAATATGTATCATCGCAAAAGTTGATATTACAAGCCACATTTGatctaacaaaaataacacttcctaatttgttttcttCGATCCAACagtttcaaaagaaaattaattatattgatgatcaataataaaatgtacaGGAATCATAAGTAGAGTCATTGTCCATGGGTTGCACTGTCAAAGCTGAACCAATCTCATTATTATTCCCCATAGGCTGCATTGAACTTGAACCAATATCCCCAGTAGAGTCGTCATTGTTTGTGAAAGGGTACTGACCCATAGGAGGCTGCATTGTCGAACTTGAACCAATGACATGGGTAGAGCCATTGTACATGAAAGGGTACTGATACATAGGCTGCTGCATTGTCGAACTTGAACCAATTTCGTTATTCCCCATAGGCAGCATCATTGTCGAACTTGAATCAATAATCCCATAATTATTCCCCAGAGGATGCATTGCCAAACTTGAACCAATTTCATCATTTGCCAACCAGTTttctgactccatcattgaattcACACCAATATTTGATTGAAAAATGTTGTTGAAAGAATTCACATGATCTGAAATAGGCCATAGAGATGTTTGGTTCATCAAGTTGTTGTAGTCCCATATTTGTTGTTGATGAGAAAGTGAGCAACTTCCATTCATGCTCTTCAACAATTCTATTCTTCCTTTTGCATTCTCCGTCCTTTTTGAGATAACACCAACAAGATTTTGTATTTCCTTTTGAGATAAATAGTCAAATCTTGAATCCCAAGTCGGATACTTTTCTACGTTGATGGCatcatcctttttcttttcatcattCTCGAAATAGTCAAATCTTGAATCCGGATCCTTTTCTACTTTGATCTCATCTTTGAAATAGTTGGACAATGTCTTACCCCTTTTGGTCCGTCCTTCAAATGGTTGATCTTTGTAGAGATTTATTAGCTCTTTAACTTCATTTGGATCATTTGGCCACATTTCACAATTACTGTTTCCTTCATATATGATCATGCAGGCTTTGATGTCGCAAAGTATTGAGAGTTCTGAAATTTTCTTGACTAAGCTAGCCTTCCGTTTTACAAAAGTGTTCATCCTCTTCTTGTGATCTTGAATAAGTTCCACTTTGATTTTTGATCTTCCCATTTTGCCTGCACTTCAACAAAATACatttactattactattactagtAGTAGAATAAAGAAAGCATTAGGCACactatatataattgaaaagaaaattatgcTTTCATTCTTCTCCTTGGAGTCATTCAACCAAGGTTCCTTACGGCTAGAAAAACAATATCTTCAATTTCTTGTTATCAGACTTGAACAagaatatataaacatgaagAAATGTATTCGTATTTATcgacaaaaaaagaagaaattaatgTATTTACCAGATAGGTGATGAATAGAATTAAGCTTCAAAATCACGAAGAGTTGATACTTGTTTGAGCTGCAATATGTTTTCTCGGAATACTTATAATGCATAATAGGAAATACTCAATTTATAGGAAACTATACTAATAGGAATTTCTCAATTTATAGGAAACATATGCTAATAGGAATTACTCAATTTATAGGAAACATATACTAATATCAATTTATAGGAAACTATACTAATAGGAATTACTCAATTTATAGGAATTATTGGTACGCGTCCATTCTTCTTATATAGGAATTACtcgttttataaaaatttatttcattttgtatATGTGGTACTTGGGCCCCttgatttgaaaaacaaattttaagtGACGTACTACTACTTCTAATAAACATAGAAATTTATGAATTTGTGTAAAATTATCTAAAGTTCCTCAACCCTTATACTACGTGACTAAATCATAATCAATAAATAAGGTATTAGAATAACATTAGTTGTTGAATTAATAATTcacatatttttatgtttataagtAAATACTTACCTATGGACAGTTTCAGGAGACTCAGTCTTGCTTTCATCGTTGTAGTATTGCTTTTATAGTTTCTTGTCCTTCAATTTTTGTTATTGTACGTTTTCTTATGTTACGTTCATGTTTTCACCATTGCTAATATTTGTTCAAATTAGTTTGATGGTTCCTTGTTTCGTATAGAGTTTGTACATCAAGCTTATTAGGCTCACCTATTAAGCTTGATGTACAAACTCTACCACAAGTAATTTCACCCTTCTGAGAAAATAAAGCGATG is a genomic window containing:
- the LOC114074810 gene encoding agamous-like MADS-box protein AGL82 produces the protein MGRSKIKVELIQDHKKRMNTFVKRKASLVKKISELSILCDIKACMIIYEGNSNCEMWPNDPNEVKELINLYKDQPFEGRTKRGKTLSNYFKDEIKVEKDPDSRFDYFENDEKKKDDAINVEKYPTWDSRFDYLSQKEIQNLVGVISKRTENAKGRIELLKSMNGSCSLSHQQQIWDYNNLMNQTSLWPISDHVNSFNNIFQSNIGVNSMMESENWLANDEIGSSLAMHPLGNNYGIIDSSSTMMLPMGNNEIGSSSTMQQPMYQYPFMYNGSTHVIGSSSTMQPPMGQYPFTNNDDSTGDIGSSSMQPMGNNNEIGSALTVQPMDNDSTYDSCTFYY
- the LOC114074706 gene encoding uncharacterized protein LOC114074706 yields the protein MTVTPQTNTYKASLESQKRTYNYISRTYIENIYKVQAFLNQNPRAKNTKNPNEDYITQYLQGYNKLIAQPGTNPNLIATCYNYGLLSTVYTVTGDEISKIPELYKAFLQYKRITKGTLFYIKFYAATAEILYDEVKPTVQVIKIGLTREMIIPEKIDTQEEIQKVDIPEFYANKRTIGLATILNEITNNYLNENAIWTYYNRDQTIIYSNCRDIREADMEELRQWILSLLRPETTPTTRAIRKNFISSNQ